Proteins from a genomic interval of Clostridium cochlearium:
- a CDS encoding xanthine phosphoribosyltransferase, with protein sequence MDILKDKINREGIVIDNRILRVDMFLNHQLDIDLLNEIGKEFKNRFRNKEINKILTVETSGIGIACIVAQYFNNVPVVFAKKHDGSNMGENVYESKVYSFTKDIEYTIKVSKDYINSEDNILIIDDFLASGSAMSGLINIVEKSGATIEGIGIVIEKEFQKGREIILNKGIHLESLAIIKGFENNKVVFR encoded by the coding sequence ATGGATATATTGAAAGATAAAATAAATAGAGAAGGTATAGTTATTGATAATAGAATATTGAGAGTAGATATGTTTCTAAATCATCAGTTAGACATAGATCTATTAAATGAAATAGGAAAAGAATTTAAAAATAGATTTAGAAATAAAGAAATAAATAAAATATTAACTGTGGAAACTTCGGGTATAGGAATAGCTTGCATAGTTGCTCAATATTTTAATAATGTACCTGTTGTATTTGCTAAAAAACATGATGGAAGTAATATGGGTGAAAATGTATATGAATCAAAGGTTTACTCCTTTACTAAAGATATAGAATATACCATAAAGGTTTCTAAAGATTACATAAATAGTGAAGATAATATATTGATAATAGATGATTTTTTAGCTAGTGGAAGTGCTATGTCAGGACTTATAAATATAGTAGAGAAATCAGGAGCTACAATAGAAGGTATTGGAATAGTTATAGAAAAGGAATTTCAAAAGGGGAGAGAAATAATATTAAACAAGGGCATACACTTAGAATCTTTAGCAATTATAAAAGGTTTTGAAAATAATAAAGTTGTTTTTAGATAA
- the rdgB gene encoding RdgB/HAM1 family non-canonical purine NTP pyrophosphatase, with translation MKTVLLATNNENKVNEIKDILCELNLKVISLKEAGINIEVEEDELTFMGNALKKALTIHNVLKNKEYMVLADDSGLSVDVLGGAPGVFSARYAGEHGNSKANNEKLLKEMEGLKNRRAKFICAMALVVDKDNIIKVQGEIEGSIGYQEKGNNGFGYDPLFFIPKYNMTFAEMDKELKNSISHRRDALNKLKEKLKDYTIYSE, from the coding sequence ATGAAAACAGTTCTATTAGCAACGAATAATGAAAATAAGGTAAATGAAATTAAAGATATACTTTGTGAATTGAATTTAAAAGTTATATCATTAAAGGAAGCAGGAATTAATATTGAAGTAGAAGAAGATGAACTTACCTTTATGGGAAATGCATTAAAGAAAGCATTAACAATACATAATGTATTAAAAAATAAAGAATACATGGTATTAGCAGATGATTCAGGTTTAAGTGTAGATGTTTTAGGAGGAGCTCCAGGGGTTTTTTCTGCTAGATATGCAGGGGAACATGGGAATTCTAAAGCAAATAATGAAAAGCTGTTAAAAGAGATGGAAGGTTTAAAAAATAGAAGAGCTAAATTTATATGTGCTATGGCTTTAGTTGTGGATAAGGATAATATTATAAAAGTTCAAGGAGAAATTGAAGGCAGTATTGGTTACCAAGAAAAGGGCAACAATGGCTTTGGATATGATCCATTATTTTTTATACCTAAATACAATATGACTTTTGCAGAAATGGATAAGGAACTTAAAAATTCCATAAGTCATAGAAGAGATGCATTAAATAAATTAAAAGAAAAATTAAAAGATTATACGATATATAGTGAGTAA
- a CDS encoding metallophosphoesterase family protein codes for MLIGVVSDIHRQTWIVERVMEVLGNIDVLIHLGDNIQDVKEIKKFFKGKILNVKGNCDYSNSIPSDIIEGIDGHRFLITHGHNYDVKYSLTRLKEKALKEKADIVLYGHTHISKIIYEEGIWFINPGSPVLARDGKNSVALIEIKNDSINPSIKSIR; via the coding sequence GTGTTAATTGGAGTTGTTAGCGATATCCATAGACAAACATGGATAGTGGAAAGAGTAATGGAGGTTTTGGGAAATATAGATGTTTTGATACATTTGGGGGATAACATACAAGATGTAAAAGAAATTAAAAAGTTTTTTAAAGGTAAAATATTAAATGTAAAAGGAAATTGTGATTATTCTAATTCAATTCCATCGGATATAATAGAGGGCATAGATGGGCATAGATTTCTAATAACACATGGACACAATTATGATGTAAAATATAGTTTGACTAGATTAAAAGAAAAAGCTCTTAAAGAAAAAGCTGATATTGTATTATATGGACATACACATATATCAAAAATAATATACGAGGAAGGTATATGGTTTATAAATCCAGGAAGCCCTGTATTAGCAAGGGATGGTAAAAATAGTGTAGCTTTAATAGAAATAAAAAATGATAGTATAAATCCTAGTATAAAGTCCATTAGATAA
- the gatB gene encoding Asp-tRNA(Asn)/Glu-tRNA(Gln) amidotransferase subunit GatB: protein MDFESVIGLEVHAELSTKTKIYCGCTTEFGGKPNTHVCPICLGLPGSLPQLNKKVVDYAIKAGLALNCEINKSSRLDRKNYFYPDCPKNYQITQDELPICKNGYIEIELENGEKKRVGIERIHIEEDAGKLLHTKAGTLVDFNRAGVPLIEIVSNPDMSSPEEASQYLQKLRSILSSIGVSDCKMEEGSLRCDANVSVKPRGDKKLGVRTEIKNMNSFKSLEKAVAYEIERHIELIQKGEKLQQETRRWDETNNVTIAMRSKEEANDYRYFPEGDSVAIKIDDEYIEEIRATIPELPHEKAERFVEEFKIPKYDASVLTLTMEMANFFEETAKLSGDAKAASNWLMGDISRLLNEQGMVVEDLKFTPVQLSELIKLISSGTISNNIGKKVIEEMFNTGKSPKVIVEEKGLVQNNDEGAILEVVKKIIDENPQSIEDYRNGKKRVLGFLVGLVMKETRGKANPKIVNKLINEEVNKLV, encoded by the coding sequence ATGGATTTTGAATCAGTTATAGGTCTTGAGGTTCATGCAGAACTTTCTACAAAAACTAAAATATATTGTGGATGTACTACAGAATTTGGTGGAAAACCTAATACGCATGTATGTCCTATATGTTTAGGGTTACCAGGTTCTTTACCTCAATTAAATAAAAAAGTAGTAGACTATGCTATAAAGGCAGGTCTTGCATTAAATTGTGAAATAAATAAATCAAGTAGATTAGATAGAAAGAATTATTTTTATCCAGATTGTCCTAAGAATTATCAAATTACTCAAGATGAATTACCTATATGCAAAAATGGATACATAGAAATAGAACTTGAAAATGGAGAGAAAAAAAGGGTAGGAATTGAAAGAATACACATAGAAGAAGATGCGGGGAAATTACTACATACTAAGGCTGGAACACTAGTGGATTTTAATAGAGCAGGTGTTCCTCTTATAGAAATAGTATCTAATCCTGACATGAGTTCACCAGAAGAAGCCTCACAATATTTACAAAAACTTAGAAGTATTTTATCTTCTATAGGAGTTTCAGATTGTAAAATGGAAGAGGGCTCATTAAGATGTGATGCCAACGTATCCGTTAAACCTAGAGGAGATAAAAAATTAGGAGTAAGAACTGAAATTAAAAATATGAACTCTTTTAAATCTCTTGAAAAGGCTGTAGCTTATGAGATTGAAAGGCATATAGAACTTATACAAAAAGGTGAAAAATTACAACAAGAAACAAGAAGATGGGATGAAACAAATAATGTAACTATAGCTATGAGAAGTAAGGAAGAGGCAAATGATTATAGATATTTTCCAGAGGGGGATTCTGTTGCCATTAAAATAGATGATGAATATATAGAAGAAATAAGAGCAACAATTCCAGAACTTCCACATGAGAAGGCAGAAAGATTTGTTGAAGAATTTAAAATCCCTAAATATGATGCTTCAGTTTTAACTTTAACTATGGAAATGGCTAATTTCTTTGAAGAAACAGCAAAATTAAGTGGAGATGCTAAAGCAGCATCAAATTGGCTTATGGGAGATATCTCTAGATTGTTAAATGAACAAGGTATGGTAGTAGAAGATCTTAAATTTACTCCAGTTCAATTATCTGAATTAATAAAATTAATTTCTTCTGGAACTATATCAAATAATATAGGAAAAAAAGTTATAGAGGAAATGTTTAATACAGGAAAAAGTCCTAAGGTTATAGTTGAAGAAAAGGGACTTGTACAAAATAATGACGAGGGCGCAATATTAGAAGTTGTTAAGAAAATTATAGATGAAAATCCACAAAGCATTGAAGATTATAGAAATGGTAAAAAGAGAGTTTTAGGATTTTTAGTAGGACTTGTAATGAAAGAAACTAGAGGAAAAGCAAATCCTAAAATAGTAAATAAATTAATAAATGAAGAAGTAAATAAACTAGTGTAA